From the genome of Haloferax mediterranei ATCC 33500, one region includes:
- a CDS encoding HD domain-containing protein: protein MRDLEEDQEIERAIQYLVHSFEASGDNPKPVILHSIRVGMNLYDRGYEKHIVISGLLHDLLEDTDVTSDEIHSKFGKDVANIVEATSFDENIDDYLERHYDIYKRCFGLGRNAVAVKAADILDNSDYYGLGDSEELEKNQIKKVEYFIDKSEPYIGDEDIFQELNDKFPIVKERIES from the coding sequence ATGAGGGATCTAGAAGAAGATCAAGAGATTGAACGAGCTATTCAATATCTGGTGCATTCGTTCGAAGCCTCAGGAGATAACCCGAAACCGGTGATCCTCCACAGTATAAGAGTGGGAATGAATCTTTACGACAGAGGTTATGAAAAGCACATCGTCATCTCTGGTCTTCTCCACGATCTGTTAGAAGATACAGATGTAACTTCCGATGAGATTCATTCGAAGTTCGGGAAAGACGTTGCAAATATCGTGGAAGCCACTAGTTTCGACGAGAATATCGACGACTATCTCGAAAGACACTACGATATTTATAAAAGGTGCTTTGGGCTGGGAAGAAACGCGGTAGCTGTTAAAGCTGCGGATATTTTAGATAACAGTGATTACTACGGCTTAGGAGATTCGGAAGAACTGGAAAAGAACCAGATCAAAAAGGTGGAGTATTTCATTGACAAATCAGAACCATATATCGGGGACGAAGACATATTTCAGGAACTCAATGACAAGTTCCCCATTGTGAAGGAACGCATTGAAAGCTGA